GTGATTAGAGCAAAGTATTAATCTACCTTCAGGAAGTTTATTATTACCATGTATTTTAACTCTAAATACTATTTTTACTATAATCGATATGATAAAAACTAAAACATTATATAGCATTGTTTTCTCCTAATATACAACCTAGCATTTTATCAATGGTCTCCTTTATTGTTAAATCTGTAGAGTCGATTATTGTTGCGTTCTTCGGTATCACAAGTGGTGAGATTTCTCTATTCATATCATAAGCATCTCTTCGTATGATATCTTTTAAAATCTCTTCATAGGTATCTGAACTGGAATCCTTATACTGAAGATGTCTTCTTCTCGCTCTTTCTTGTTCGCTGGCCGTTAAGTAAAACTTAAATTCAGCATTAGGAAGCACAACTGATCCTATATCTCTTCCGTCTAAAACTATATCAGTATTATCGGAAATCTCTCTTTGAAGTTCAACTAAAAATGTTCTAACACAATCATAACTAGAAACCAGAGAAACATTTCTGGTTACTTGTTTTGATCTTATATCCATATTGGTTTCAGAATCCAAGAGTTTAAACTCATCTTTTAGAGTTCCATTTTTCTGTATCAGTTTACATACCAGGTCTTTATTTGTTAAATCTATCTTATTATTTATTAAATAAAGTGTGATATAACGGTACATTGCACCGGTATCCAAATACTCATATCCTAGTCTATTTGCTAGTTTTTTAGCTATTGTACTCTTACCGGCACCTGATGGACCATCTATAGTTATTGCTGTCATTAATTATTATCTCCTTTCGAATGTGTTCCGGCGACATAAGCGGTTGAAAAAGCAATTTGTAAATTATAACCGCCTGTATTTGCATCTACATCAATAATTTCTCCGGCGAAGTATAATCCTGCTACTATCTTACTTTCCATGGTAGAGGGATTAATCTCATTAACATTTACTCCGCCACGCGTAATAATAGCTTCGTCAATAGGTCTTAAAGAACTAAAAGTCATTTTCATAGACTTAAAAACTTTCAACAAACTGATTCGTTCGGCCTTTGAAATCTGATGTACCGGTTTGTCGGGATTTATTCCAGACAGTTCGAGAATTATCGGTATTAAAGAACTTATTGTCAAATCAGAAAGTGCATTTTTAATAGCTTTATTCTTATATTTCTCAAAATCCCTTAATATTCTTTTATCCAAAATATCTTCGGCCAAAGCGGGCTTTAAATCCAAATAAAATTCGTAATCATGCTTAGGTTCAATATGATTACTAAGAGTTAGAACTATTGGACCAGATATACCATAGTGTGAAAATATCATCTCTCCAAATTCAGAGTATATCTCTTTATTATTTTCTACTAATGACAATTCAACATTTTTAAGACTAACACCTGTAAGAGATTTTACCCATTTTTCTTTTATTTCAATTGGGACTAAAGAAGGAAGCGGTTTAATGATTTCATGTCCAAGACTTTTTGCTAATTCATATCCGGAACCATCCGATCCGGTTCTAGAATATGACATGCCTCCGGTTGCGATAATACAGATATCAGAAATAAATTCTCCATCATTTGTATTTATTATAAAATTATCACCGGTCTTATTAATTCCGGTTACCTTTGTATTGAACACAACTTCAATCTTTCTTTTATTGAGTTCTTTCCTTAATACATCAATTACATCAAAGGCACTATCCGTTTCCGGAAAGACTCTATCCCCTCTTTCAGTTTTCAGCTTTAATCCATTTGTTTCAAAAAAATCAATTAAATTCTCATTAGTAAAAGTAAAAAATGGACCATACATAAATTCACTATTGGATATAATTTGAGATATAAAGTCTCCAATATAGGAACTATTTGTAAGATTACACCTGCCTTTGCCAGTTATTGCAAGTTTTTTTCCTAATCTATCATTGGATTCCAAGATTATGACTTTATTGTCTTTAGTTTTGGCATTAATTGCAGCAAACATACCTGCCGGACCGCTGCCTATAATTGTTATTGTTTTCATCAGTTGAGCCTTTCTATTGCGATGAGTTTTGGCGGATGATTCTTTTGGTTAATAAAATTAAAGTTCATAGCATTGAACTGCTTTTGATCCAATCCGTTAATAAATTCAATTAAGTCAGAGTACTCCTTTTCTCCACCTGCATGACCGGTATATGCGGTTATGAAAACCAGTCCATTTTTATTCAAAAATTCTTTCAAGATGGTATTTAAGCTTGTAATAGTTGATATTGAAGAGGTTTTAATGCTTTTATCTCCCCCGGGCAAATAACCTAAATTATAAATGACCAGGTCAACTTTTGAATTAAGATATTTACCGACATTCATATGATCGTCTAGGATTAATTTATATCTCGCCTTAGAATGCTCTTTTGATAAATACTTTTTACTATTATTTATTGCATTTTCTTGTATGTCAAATCCAAATAAAAATGCATCAGGATACTTAGTAAGTAGCTTAAATGCATCATTCCCGTTACCTAGGGTCATGTCCACGATTATATTGACATCTAAACTGTAATTATCTAATAAAAAATACATTAGTTCGGTTGCATTTGGTTGAAGGATACTATCCATGCTTACATCCTTTACAAGTTTTAACATCCAGTACAAACAAATCCTCATGAGATGTTGGTATAGTAAAATCTTTGAAGTATTCTCTTGTGAATATCTTTGTATATTTTACACTTAAGGTATAATTTAGTGATCTTATAAAAAAGTCTATCTCCTCATCATTTAGTGAGTTGCATGATAGATGTTCTATGATTGCATATTCATCACAAAAATTGATAAAAGCAAATGAAATCATCATATCATCTTTGATCAATACATAGAATTTCGGTTTAAATTCTATGTTTAAATCAAAGGTAAAACCTTTATCATTGACTATTTCGTATATTTCATCTAACTTCGCAAGTCTTACTTGGTACATTATAAATCCTCCAGGTATTTTATTTCAGATTCAGTTAAAAGTCGAAACTCACCGGTTTTTAAATCGCCAATGGACAATTCTTCAATAGCAACTCTCATTAAATCAATAACCTCATAACCTAAGGCTGCAAACATCTTTCTGATTTGTCTGTTCCTGCCCTCGGATATATAAACTCTATATCGGAAACCATTTTTACTTGGATGTACTTTAATTTTTGCTTTGCAGATATATTTATTGTCAATCATAACTCCGCTTTCAAGTTTTTTTAAATCCTCGCTATTAAGTTTTTTATCGATAGACACTATATACTCTTTAACTATATTGTTTTTTGGGTGAGTTAATTTATAAGTTAGATCGCCATCATTAGTTAACAAAAGCAGTCCATGTGAATCGACATCTAATCTGCCTATAGGATAAACAGTATTGTACTTTTCCGGAAGTAGGTCTATAACAAATTTATCATAATGTGGATCATTAAGTGATGACATATAACCAATAGGTTTGTTTAGCATTAAATAATCGTTATTATGAATAAGATTAATAATTTTATTCGATACTCTAACTTCATTAACTGATGGTTCTACTTGAGTTGCAGGATTACTACATACTTGACCATCCACAGTGACTAAACCATCAAAGATTAATTCATCGGCTTTTCTTCTTGAACAGTAGCCCGATCTTGCAATATATTTATTAAGTCTCATTAATATCACTATCCGTTGCACTGATTTGATCTATAGCATTTATATTCGGTAATTTTTCGATATTTTCCAATCCGAAAACCCTTAAAAATTCATCTGTCGTTCCATATATTATTGGTCTACCGATTCTGTCCAGCTTTCCTAGTTCTTTTATGAGACCTCTTTCTAAAAGGGTATTTATACTGCTATTACTCTTTACCCCTCGTATTGATTCTATCTCAACCCTCGTTACAGGTTGCTTATAAGCTATAATTGATAGAGTCTCCATAGCAGAATTGGATAGCTGTTTTTCATCTTCTTCAATCATAAGTTTTTTTATATACTGATTGGCACTGGAAATAGTTACTAATTGGTAGCTATTATTTATTTTTTTAATGCAAGTTCCCCTTTGATTATTTTGAAATTCATCGATTAGCTCTTCCATGAGAGTTGTAGCTCGCGTTTTTGTAATCTCAAGTATTTCTGATATACTCTCAATTGAAAGAGGATCTCCCCAAAAAAATAGTAGCGCTTCAATTATTGACTTATATTCTCTATCATTCATCTTCATATTCTACATACCTCAAAGATATCTCATCCTTATTTTGATCCGCTTTGATTCTGTTTTGTCTTACCAATTCCAGAATAGCTATAAAGATGGTGATAACTTCTTGCTTACAAGAATCACTTTTAATAAGTGAACTCAAGCTGATTTTTTTTGATTTTCTTACCAGTTTTGTAATCTTACTGATATAATCCTCAATGACATACTCATCTCTATTGATTATCTCCTGATCGAAAATAATCTCATCATCTTTAAAACTGGATCTTTTTAAAAGCTCAGTAAAAACGTCTTTTAAAATATTTATATCTTCTTCTAAATTTATA
The sequence above is a segment of the Peptoniphilaceae bacterium AMB_02 genome. Coding sequences within it:
- a CDS encoding pseudouridine synthase, with the protein product MRLNKYIARSGYCSRRKADELIFDGLVTVDGQVCSNPATQVEPSVNEVRVSNKIINLIHNNDYLMLNKPIGYMSSLNDPHYDKFVIDLLPEKYNTVYPIGRLDVDSHGLLLLTNDGDLTYKLTHPKNNIVKEYIVSIDKKLNSEDLKKLESGVMIDNKYICKAKIKVHPSKNGFRYRVYISEGRNRQIRKMFAALGYEVIDLMRVAIEELSIGDLKTGEFRLLTESEIKYLEDL
- the cmk gene encoding (d)CMP kinase, whose product is MTAITIDGPSGAGKSTIAKKLANRLGYEYLDTGAMYRYITLYLINNKIDLTNKDLVCKLIQKNGTLKDEFKLLDSETNMDIRSKQVTRNVSLVSSYDCVRTFLVELQREISDNTDIVLDGRDIGSVVLPNAEFKFYLTASEQERARRRHLQYKDSSSDTYEEILKDIIRRDAYDMNREISPLVIPKNATIIDSTDLTIKETIDKMLGCILGENNAI
- a CDS encoding NAD(P)/FAD-dependent oxidoreductase encodes the protein MKTITIIGSGPAGMFAAINAKTKDNKVIILESNDRLGKKLAITGKGRCNLTNSSYIGDFISQIISNSEFMYGPFFTFTNENLIDFFETNGLKLKTERGDRVFPETDSAFDVIDVLRKELNKRKIEVVFNTKVTGINKTGDNFIINTNDGEFISDICIIATGGMSYSRTGSDGSGYELAKSLGHEIIKPLPSLVPIEIKEKWVKSLTGVSLKNVELSLVENNKEIYSEFGEMIFSHYGISGPIVLTLSNHIEPKHDYEFYLDLKPALAEDILDKRILRDFEKYKNKAIKNALSDLTISSLIPIILELSGINPDKPVHQISKAERISLLKVFKSMKMTFSSLRPIDEAIITRGGVNVNEINPSTMESKIVAGLYFAGEIIDVDANTGGYNLQIAFSTAYVAGTHSKGDNN
- a CDS encoding class I SAM-dependent methyltransferase; this encodes MLKLVKDVSMDSILQPNATELMYFLLDNYSLDVNIIVDMTLGNGNDAFKLLTKYPDAFLFGFDIQENAINNSKKYLSKEHSKARYKLILDDHMNVGKYLNSKVDLVIYNLGYLPGGDKSIKTSSISTITSLNTILKEFLNKNGLVFITAYTGHAGGEKEYSDLIEFINGLDQKQFNAMNFNFINQKNHPPKLIAIERLN
- the scpB gene encoding SMC-Scp complex subunit ScpB codes for the protein MKMNDREYKSIIEALLFFWGDPLSIESISEILEITKTRATTLMEELIDEFQNNQRGTCIKKINNSYQLVTISSANQYIKKLMIEEDEKQLSNSAMETLSIIAYKQPVTRVEIESIRGVKSNSSINTLLERGLIKELGKLDRIGRPIIYGTTDEFLRVFGLENIEKLPNINAIDQISATDSDINET